The Candidatus Rokuibacteriota bacterium nucleotide sequence GTGAGAAAGCCGTCCTGGACGCTGAGGAACGGGGTCTCGGACTCCTCGGCCGCGCGGCGGGCGATGAGGGCCAGGTCGCCGGCCGCCTGGCCGTTCATCGCGAAGAGGATTCCCCAGCCCGTGTCGGCCACGGCCATGACGTCATCGTGACCGCAGTGGACGTTCAGCCCCTGAGAGGTCAGCGCCCGGGCCCCGACGTGAAAGACCACCGGCAGCCGCTTCCCGGCGATCGTGTAGAGCACCTCCTTCATCAGCACCAGCCCCTGGCCCGACGTAAAGTTGGTCACGCGGCCGCCCGCCAGAGCGAAGCCCTCGCAGGTGGAGGCCGAGGAGTGCTCGGACTCCAGTTCGAGGAAGAACAGCGGCTCGCCCCAGAGATTCTTCTTGCCGTTGGCCTGGGCCGCCTGATAGCCGGCGCCCATGCTGGTGGACGAGGTGATCGGGTAGGCGCACGCTCCCTGCGAGATGTGGGTCTCCACCCAGACGACCATCTCGGAGCCGTCGGCCGTGCCGGGGATGCCGGGGTAGCGAAGATTGCGGGCCATGGCGTGGCTCTCACGGGATCGCGGTCAGCGCCGCTCCCGCCTCAGCCTTTTCCCTCGAAGCCAAGCAACGCCGGTGCCAATCCCACCTCCATGAAGGAGGGGGATCTCTGACCGCGTTTTCAAGGAGTTACGAGACCCGCCAGGAGCTGAGACGTGCTTACGTCGCTCGGGGTTGGGGCACGCCCGCCCCACGTGCCCCACGTCAGGGGGGGCAGCCCGAGCTGAGGGGGCTCGAGATCTCTGCTTACCGGCGGGCTCGCCGGATCAGCCACCACTCGAACATCCCCACGAAACCGATGGCGAGCAGTGAGTAGACGTAAGCGGTTACCGGCGCGGGGGCTTCGAGCACCACGTAGTTCCACGACGATAGCGACATCATGAGCCCCTTCTCGCCGTTCGAGCCATCCCAGGCTTGCACGGCCAAGGGGATCAGTCTTCCAACCTGGAAGGTCACATCCGTGCCGGTATCTTTCGGCACGAGGGACCGGACCATGACGACTCTCCACCGTCCGTCCTTCCAGACGCCCCGGGCTTTCACGTCCTGGGCGGCGTCGGCCTGGGCCTTGATCGGTTTCTCGAAGCCCGCGGCCAGCTCCTTCACGACCGCGTCCTTCCGGGCCTCGTTCAGGTCCGCCTGCCAGTGCCACAGGGCGACCGGCCTGCGCGGGTTCCCGAGAAAGAAGTGGGGACGCTCCGGCCCGGGCGGGATCGTCACGGGAAACTGCAGGCGAACCGCGTCACGGAGCTTTTCGCCCCGGCCCTTCCGGAGGTCGATCTTCGGGTAGGTGGACTCCGTGAGCTCCGGGTCGGGCCCGGGACGATGCTCCACGTCCTTGAAGCGGTCGTCCCACTCCAGGAGAAACGCGATGGAAGTGTCGCTGTAGTAGGCCCGCACGGTCACGGCATCGACCGAGTGGTTTTGCCAGCGCGGCTTGGCCAGCACCTGGCCGGCCAGCGGGATCGCGAGGAACCGTGTGTCCTTCCACCGCGGGTCGCTCGGATCGGTTGGAAGCTCGCCCCGGACCTTCGACGCCTTCAGGACCACGGGAGCGCCCGGCTCCTCGCTCGACTGGAGCGACTTCACGTAGTGGGCCAGGGCCCAGCGGTCCTCCTCGTTGAAGGAGTCGGCGAAGGAAGGCATCGGCGTGCCGTCCAGCCCGGTGGAGAAGCGCATGAAAATATCCCTCGCCTCACGCCCGCCTTTGATCCGCCAGCCCTTGGTCAGGTCGCCGGCCTGGATGAAATCCCCGGCGTCGTCCTTGAGCGTCGGGGCTGCCGGCCCCTCACCGCGCCCCTCCTGGCCGTGGCACTCCCAGCACTTGGCCTGCTGGTAGAGTGTCTTCCCCCTGGCGATCACCTCCGGTGAGGCCGACACCTCTTTGACCGGCTTGACCACCGTGCCCTTCTCCTTGAAGGCGTCGCCGAACTTCTTGATGTAGGCAATGACCGCCCATCGGTCCTGCTCCGAGAGGGTGGTCCAGCCCGACATCGCTGTGCCCGGCACTCCGCGCGAGATCACGCGAAAAAGGTCCTCGTCGGTGGGCGGCTCACCGGACTGGGTCGTGCGGAACTTATAGACGCCCATGGTGAAATCGCGGGGGCGCGGGTCCAGGTAGGGCGCCACGGGCCCCTGGCCGTCGCCTTTGTCACCATGACAAACTTCGCAGCGCTTGGCGTAGATCCGCCGTCCCCTCTCGATGCTCTCGGCGGTCCCGGACGAGCTCGCCTGGGCCCAGGCCGAGGAGGGCGTCATCCCTCTGAGAAACGCCAGCGCGCGCCCCGCCGGACCGGCGGACTCGAGCTTTTCCGGCTTTCGGGGCTCGACACCCGCCAGGTCGTAGGCGGCCATGACCGCCTTCCACTTCTGCTCGTCGCTGAGATCCTTCCGCCAGACCGGCATCGCCGAGTCCCAGGGGCTTCCTTCGGGGGGCAGTCCCGGGCCACCGTCGGTGACGCGCCAGAACGCGTAGGCTTCCACCACGGTCGCAATGGTGCCGGGATCGGTGAAGTTGGCCGGCTTCAGCCGAAAGCCCCACGCCATGGGGCCCGCACCGTCGGCAGCATCCCCGTGGCACGGACGGCAGTTGACCTGAAAGAGCACCCGCCCTTCGGCGAGCGCAGCCTCTTCCAAGGCCAGCCGGCCTTCCTCCAGGGTTCCTTTCTCGTTCCGGTCGGCCATCCACTTCCGCACTGTGTCGTCGCCGGGCTCGCGGAAGGGGTTCTTCAGCCGCTCGTAGGCGCCGGGAATGGTCGGGTGCTGGATCCTGAGGATGGTCGGACTCCGGACTCTGGGAACCGCGCCGGCGTACACGAAGCCCGCGGCCGTCAGCGGGAAGAGGACGAGGAGGATCACGCGCGCCACCCTCAGCAGGCGCGCGTTGCGGGCGGTGGGATTGGGACCGCGGAGGAAGCCGACGACCGGCCCTAGAAATTCGCGGATCGACTCAT carries:
- a CDS encoding pyruvate ferredoxin oxidoreductase — protein: MARNLRYPGIPGTADGSEMVVWVETHISQGACAYPITSSTSMGAGYQAAQANGKKNLWGEPLFFLELESEHSSASTCEGFALAGGRVTNFTSGQGLVLMKEVLYTIAGKRLPVVFHVGARALTSQGLNVHCGHDDVMAVADTGWGILFAMNGQAAGDLALIARRAAEESETPFLSVQDGFLTTHTVENVLLPEPELMREFVDDPYAMTRLRNLMNPARPIMSGVVQNQDAYMKGKI
- a CDS encoding c-type cytochrome; this translates as MSRPRRIPLFWSVLITLSVVWLLLEYALPYLAMWVVGRERPIPVPGAARVMYLLLALAGTLVYITRSDESIREFLGPVVGFLRGPNPTARNARLLRVARVILLVLFPLTAAGFVYAGAVPRVRSPTILRIQHPTIPGAYERLKNPFREPGDDTVRKWMADRNEKGTLEEGRLALEEAALAEGRVLFQVNCRPCHGDAADGAGPMAWGFRLKPANFTDPGTIATVVEAYAFWRVTDGGPGLPPEGSPWDSAMPVWRKDLSDEQKWKAVMAAYDLAGVEPRKPEKLESAGPAGRALAFLRGMTPSSAWAQASSSGTAESIERGRRIYAKRCEVCHGDKGDGQGPVAPYLDPRPRDFTMGVYKFRTTQSGEPPTDEDLFRVISRGVPGTAMSGWTTLSEQDRWAVIAYIKKFGDAFKEKGTVVKPVKEVSASPEVIARGKTLYQQAKCWECHGQEGRGEGPAAPTLKDDAGDFIQAGDLTKGWRIKGGREARDIFMRFSTGLDGTPMPSFADSFNEEDRWALAHYVKSLQSSEEPGAPVVLKASKVRGELPTDPSDPRWKDTRFLAIPLAGQVLAKPRWQNHSVDAVTVRAYYSDTSIAFLLEWDDRFKDVEHRPGPDPELTESTYPKIDLRKGRGEKLRDAVRLQFPVTIPPGPERPHFFLGNPRRPVALWHWQADLNEARKDAVVKELAAGFEKPIKAQADAAQDVKARGVWKDGRWRVVMVRSLVPKDTGTDVTFQVGRLIPLAVQAWDGSNGEKGLMMSLSSWNYVVLEAPAPVTAYVYSLLAIGFVGMFEWWLIRRARR